In Musa acuminata AAA Group cultivar baxijiao chromosome BXJ2-3, Cavendish_Baxijiao_AAA, whole genome shotgun sequence, the following proteins share a genomic window:
- the LOC135607236 gene encoding ETHYLENE INSENSITIVE 3-like 3 protein has product MDHLDIIAQELSRDASNFEVDGVKHNNLDDNDVSDEEIESEELERRMWKDRIKLKRIKEREKFAAERAASERSKPKHTSDQARRKKMSRAQDGILKYMLKLMEVCNVRGFVYGIIPEKGKPVSGASDNIRAWWKEKVRFDKNGPAAIAKYEVENFAAQNAQNSRSKHHHSLMDLQDATLGSLLSSLMQHCDPPQRKYPLEKGISPPWWPSGNEEWWISLGLPKGQGPPYKKPHDLKKVWKVGVLTAVIKHMSPDIEKIKTHVRKSKCLQDKMSAKESSIWLGVLSREEMTVNQLCCDNGMSHVIENSGHGRDREEPNSSSNEYDVDVLEDVSGSISSKDDGINLQVETQACAGNITPTSWEDRLAENSNQLGLSKDKTSQQPKRKRPRGSAVSVDKQMVATQSEPMPEETRNATTDMNGAALTTLAHHRPSVNREPCMNPNSTHQERDSGSQYLVPQPGISNLASFPCVNVASENIYIGGQPLPYPGLGNSEPQNATTYDTGANDGLYSSSGGFGILQDKQQRPMSITNHGIRSDRSIISVENNLYENVMAPNASSHTVTGEMHLFLDEPFYGEPDKLVDNSFGALPLDFIRIGSTDLIPDLGDILQDDDLMEYLGT; this is encoded by the coding sequence ATGGATCATCTTGATATAATAGCTCAGGAATTAAGCAGGGATGCTTCAAATTTCGAGGTGGATGGTGTCAAGCATAACAATCTCGACGATAATGATGTCAGCGATGAAGAAATCGAATCAGAGGAGTTGGAGAGAAGAATGTGGAAAGATAGAATTAAGCTTAAAAGAATCAAGGAACGGGAAAAGTTTGCCGCCGAACGTGCAGCTTCGGAGAGGTCTAAGCCAAAGCATACATCTGACCAAGCTCGTAGGAAAAAGATGTCCAGAGCACAAGATGGGATCCTTAAGTATATGTTGAAGCTAATGGAGGTGTGTAATGTTCGTGGGTTTGTTTATGGAATCATTCCTGAAAAGGGAAAGCCAGTAAGTGGTGCTTCAGACAATATAAGAGCCTGGTGGAAGGAGAAAGTGAGGTTTGACAAGAATGGACCTGCTGCCATAGCCAAATACGAGGTAGAGAATTTTGCTGCCCAGAATGCACAGAACAGCAGGAGCAAACATCATCATAGTCTTATGGATCTCCAAGATGCTACGCTGGGATCTCTTCTATCATCATTGATGCAACACTGTGATCCACCACAGCGTAAATACCCATTGGAGAAGGGCATCTCACCACCTTGGTGGCCCTCTGGTAATGAAGAATGGTGGATATCTTTGGGCTTGCCAAAGGGTCAAGGACCCCCATATAAGAAGCCGCATGATCTAAAGAAGGTGTGGAAGGTTGGGGTACTAACAGCTGTAATCAAGCATATGTCTCCTGATATTGAAAAGATCAAAACCCATGTACGGAAGTCAAAATGCTTGCAGGATAAGATGAGCGCTAAAGAGAGCTCCATCTGGTTGGGAGTTCTGTCTAGAGAAGAAATGACTGTCAATCAACTCTGCTGTGATAATGGGATGTCTCATGTAATTGAGAATAGTGGTCACGGGCGGGATAGGGAGGAGCCAAACAGCAGTAGCAATGAATATGATGTTGATGTCCTTGAAGATGTTTCGGGATCTATTTCATCCAAAGATGATGGGATAAATCTGCAGGTTGAAACACAAGCTTGTGCAGGGAATATAACACCTACTTCGTGGGAAGATCGCTTAGCTGAAAATTCCAATCAACTTGGTTTAAGCAAGGATAAAACGAGCCAACAGCCAAAGAGAAAAAGACCACGTGGAAGTGCTGTATCTGTTGACAAGCAAATGGTTGCCACTCAGAGTGAGCCAATGCCAGAGGAAACAAGAAATGCTACTACAGATATGAATGGTGCCGCTCTGACAACGTTGGCTCATCATAGGCCAAGTGTCAACCGCGAGCCTTGTATGAACCCCAACTCAACACATCAAGAGAGAGATTCTGGAAGCCAATATCTGGTACCACAACCTGGGATTAGCAACTTGGCAAGCTTCCCTTGTGTTAATGTTGCTTCAGAAAACATATATATCGGTGGCCAACCATTACCATATCCAGGACTTGGGAATAGTGAACCGCAGAATGCTACCACATATGATACGGGAGCCAACGATGGATTATATAGCTCATCAGGAGGCTTTGGCATCTTGCAAGATAAGCAGCAGCGCCCCATGTCGATTACTAATCATGGAATAAGGTCTGACAGAAGCATTATTTCCGTAGAGAACAATCTTTATGAAAATGTGATGGCACCTAATGCAAGTTCGCATACAGTCACCGGCGAGATGCATCTATTCCTAGATGAACCATTCTACGGTGAACCAGATAAGCTAGTTGACAATTCCTTTGGCGCACTGCCACTAGATTTTATCAGGATCGGCAGCACAGATCTGATCCCTGACCTTGGTGACATATTGCAAGATGATGACCTGATGGAGTATTTGGGGACATAA